In Deinococcus maricopensis DSM 21211, one genomic interval encodes:
- a CDS encoding methylenetetrahydrofolate reductase, with protein sequence MRVSVELVPRDAASLAEELAQVRAHLPGVNTINIPDLSRFPLRSWEGCAHAKGCFGDSGLQHVIPHVRAIDVNPNRPLAIAAYLAEHGIDEVLVVTGDAPADMSRPIYNNDALGVIRKFREELPHVRVYAGLDPYRQGFTREREYAQRKLDAGACGFFTQPFFDVRLMDVYADLMDGVDVFWGVTTVTSTRSLRYWETRNHAVFPRGFQPTMDWNRQLARDAFAFARERGAHIYFMPVRADVRAYLEGIV encoded by the coding sequence ATGCGCGTCAGCGTGGAACTTGTCCCGCGGGACGCGGCGTCGCTCGCGGAGGAGCTCGCGCAGGTGCGCGCGCACCTGCCGGGCGTGAACACCATCAACATCCCGGACCTGTCGCGCTTCCCGCTGCGCTCCTGGGAGGGCTGCGCGCACGCGAAGGGGTGCTTTGGGGATTCTGGCCTGCAGCACGTCATCCCGCACGTGCGCGCCATCGACGTGAACCCGAACCGTCCGCTCGCCATCGCGGCGTACCTCGCGGAGCACGGCATCGACGAGGTGCTGGTCGTCACGGGGGACGCGCCCGCCGACATGAGCCGCCCGATCTACAACAACGACGCGCTCGGCGTGATCCGCAAGTTCCGTGAGGAGTTGCCGCACGTGCGGGTGTACGCGGGTCTGGACCCGTACCGTCAGGGGTTCACGCGCGAACGGGAGTACGCGCAGCGCAAGCTGGACGCGGGCGCGTGCGGGTTCTTCACGCAGCCGTTCTTCGACGTGCGCCTGATGGACGTGTACGCGGACCTGATGGACGGCGTGGACGTGTTCTGGGGCGTCACGACCGTCACGAGCACCCGGAGCCTGCGGTACTGGGAGACGCGCAACCACGCGGTATTCCCGCGTGGGTTCCAGCCGACGATGGACTGGAACCGGCAGCTCGCGCGCGACGCGTTCGCCTTCGCGCGCGAGCGGGGCGCGCACATCTACTTCATGCCGGTCCGCGCGGACGTGCGCGCGTACCTTGAGGGGATCGTGTGA
- a CDS encoding ABC transporter ATP-binding protein, with protein MSLTMTRPEATTAARAQGAPLTLDGVTYRYDGRAGVGPLDVQVRAGEFVCVIGPSGSGKSTLLALLAGFLAPQSGRILLGKGEVRGPDPRLTLVQQEHALFPWRTVLGNVTFGLEARRVPRAERVARAQAALALVGLPDAGKRRVHQLSGGQRQRVALARALAVQPELLLLDEPFSALDVQTRETLGDEVLRLWREAGCTVVFVTHHLDEALSLGQRVIALKDGEVALDAPAADLTREELARVIRQ; from the coding sequence ATGAGCCTCACCATGACCAGGCCCGAAGCGACCACCGCCGCGCGCGCTCAGGGTGCGCCCCTCACCTTGGACGGCGTGACGTACCGTTACGACGGGCGCGCAGGCGTCGGTCCGTTGGACGTGCAGGTGCGCGCGGGCGAGTTCGTGTGCGTGATCGGCCCGAGCGGCAGCGGCAAGAGCACCCTGCTGGCGCTACTCGCGGGGTTCCTGGCGCCCCAGTCCGGGCGGATCCTGCTCGGCAAGGGGGAGGTGCGCGGCCCGGACCCTCGCCTGACGCTGGTGCAGCAGGAGCACGCGCTGTTCCCGTGGCGGACGGTGCTGGGGAACGTGACGTTCGGCCTGGAGGCGCGGCGGGTGCCGCGGGCGGAGCGGGTGGCGCGCGCGCAGGCGGCGCTGGCGCTGGTGGGGTTGCCGGACGCCGGGAAACGCCGCGTGCACCAGCTGAGTGGCGGGCAGCGGCAGCGGGTGGCGCTCGCGCGGGCGTTGGCGGTGCAGCCGGAGCTGCTGCTGCTCGACGAGCCGTTCAGCGCGCTCGACGTGCAGACGCGCGAGACGCTGGGCGACGAGGTGCTGCGGTTGTGGCGTGAGGCGGGCTGCACGGTGGTGTTCGTCACGCACCACCTGGATGAGGCGTTGTCGCTCGGGCAGCGGGTGATTGCGCTGAAGGACGGTGAGGTGGCGCTTGACGCGCCCGCCGCGGACCTGACGCGCGAGGAGCTGGCGCGCGTGATCCGGCAGTAA
- the metH gene encoding methionine synthase, translating to MTQRNDRTQELLSIARERILILDGGWGTMLQRRGLTEADYRRAEFAWDVQYKGNHDVLQLTRPDVIREIHRLYFEAGADITSTNTFSSTSIAQADYGLAHLARALNVAGARLAREVADELTAQDGKPRFVAGSVGPTNRTATLSPDVERPEFRAVTFDDLAAAYEEAVEGLLEGGADLILIETVFDTLNAKAALFACEAVFERLGRRAPVMLSGTITDASGRTLSGQTPEAFTVSTEHAPLFSLGLNCALGADLLRPHLRALARSTDVLVSVHPNAGLPNAFGEYDETPEHTAGVLREFAEDGLVNIVGGCCGTTPEHIRAIAKAVRDVKPRVAAPLPRQLRLSGLEAFTVTPEVNFVNVGERTNVTGSPKFSRAILEGDFDAGLKIARQQVVSGAQVIDINFDEGLLDGEAAMVRFLNLLAGEPDIARVPIMLDSSRWSVLEAGLKRIQGKGIVNSLSLKEGEAAFLAQARTIRRYGAAVVVMAFDEQGQADTLERRTEICARAYRLLTQQAGFAGHDIIFDPNVLTVATGLPEHDRYALDFIEATRWIKANLPGALVSGGISNVSFSFRGNNAVREAMHAVFLYHAIRAGLDMGIVNAGMLAVYDDLDPELREHVEDVILARRADATERLIELAERFKGEKRSASSNAASWRDLPVRERLSHALVQGISDFVEVDAEEAYQLLGSPLAVIEGPLMDGMNVVGDLFGAGKMFLPQVVKSARVMKRAVAHLTPYLEAEKASGSSKGRVVMATVKGDVHDIGKNIVGVVLACNGFEVTDLGVMVSGERILDEAARLNADVIGLSGLITPSLDEMVNVAREMERRGLNTPVLIGGATTSRAHTAVRIAPAYSGPVAHVLDASRAVTVVQDLLGDPDGFKVRADAEHERQRARHADRTVRLTPLDAARANALKLTAPAQPSPREPGRQVIEQPLGELRAFIDWTPFFIAWELPGVYPKILDDPRVGAEARQLLADANALLDRAEREGLLTAQGVIRLAPATRDGDDILLADGTVLHTIRQQREQQGPNVALSDFVADGGDHVGLFAVTIHGAEALAVQFEEAHDDYNAILTKAVADRLAEAFAEKLHRDVRTRHWGYAADEQLDHAALIREKYVGIRPAPGYPAQPDHTEKRTIFAQLRAEEIGLTLTDSCAMLPAASVSGLYFAHPQSAYFAVGRIGEDQVRDYARRKGWTQAEAERWLAPILAYTPALTGGVR from the coding sequence GTGACGCAACGCAACGACCGAACGCAAGAGTTACTCAGCATTGCGCGCGAGCGCATTTTGATTCTGGATGGCGGCTGGGGCACGATGCTTCAGCGCCGTGGCCTCACGGAGGCCGATTACCGCCGCGCGGAGTTCGCGTGGGACGTGCAGTACAAGGGCAACCATGACGTGCTGCAGCTGACGCGCCCGGACGTGATCCGGGAGATTCACCGCCTGTACTTCGAGGCGGGCGCGGACATCACGAGCACGAACACCTTCAGCAGCACAAGTATCGCGCAGGCGGATTACGGCCTGGCGCACCTCGCGCGGGCACTGAACGTGGCGGGCGCGCGCCTCGCGCGGGAGGTCGCCGATGAGCTGACCGCTCAGGATGGGAAGCCGCGGTTCGTGGCGGGGTCGGTGGGGCCGACGAACCGCACGGCGACGCTCAGCCCGGACGTGGAACGCCCGGAGTTCCGCGCGGTCACGTTCGACGACCTGGCGGCGGCGTACGAGGAGGCCGTGGAGGGCCTGCTGGAGGGCGGCGCGGACCTGATCCTGATCGAAACGGTGTTCGATACCCTGAACGCGAAGGCGGCGCTGTTCGCGTGTGAGGCGGTGTTCGAGCGGCTGGGGCGGCGCGCGCCCGTGATGCTGTCGGGGACGATCACGGACGCGTCGGGCCGCACACTGAGCGGGCAGACGCCCGAGGCGTTCACGGTGAGCACGGAGCACGCGCCGCTGTTCTCGCTGGGGCTGAACTGCGCGCTCGGCGCGGACCTGCTCCGCCCGCACCTGCGCGCCCTGGCGCGCAGCACGGACGTCCTCGTGAGCGTGCACCCGAACGCGGGGTTACCGAACGCGTTCGGGGAGTACGACGAGACGCCGGAGCACACCGCGGGCGTCCTGCGCGAGTTCGCGGAGGACGGCCTCGTGAACATCGTGGGCGGCTGTTGTGGGACGACGCCGGAGCACATCCGCGCGATTGCGAAGGCGGTGCGGGACGTGAAGCCGCGCGTGGCGGCCCCTCTCCCCCGTCAATTGCGCCTGTCGGGCCTAGAGGCGTTCACCGTGACGCCCGAGGTGAACTTCGTGAACGTCGGGGAGCGCACGAACGTCACCGGCAGCCCGAAGTTCTCGCGGGCGATTCTGGAAGGCGATTTCGACGCGGGCCTGAAGATCGCGCGGCAGCAGGTGGTGAGCGGCGCGCAGGTCATCGACATCAACTTCGATGAGGGCCTGCTGGACGGCGAGGCCGCGATGGTCCGCTTCCTGAACCTGCTCGCGGGCGAACCGGATATCGCGCGCGTACCGATCATGCTGGATTCCAGCCGCTGGAGCGTGCTGGAGGCGGGCCTGAAGCGCATTCAGGGCAAGGGCATCGTGAACAGCCTGTCGCTGAAGGAGGGCGAGGCGGCGTTCCTGGCGCAGGCGCGCACCATACGCCGCTACGGCGCGGCCGTGGTGGTCATGGCGTTCGACGAGCAGGGGCAGGCGGACACGCTGGAGCGCCGCACCGAAATCTGCGCGCGCGCGTACCGCCTGCTGACCCAGCAGGCGGGGTTCGCGGGGCACGACATCATCTTCGACCCGAACGTCCTGACGGTCGCGACGGGTCTGCCCGAGCATGACCGCTACGCCCTGGACTTCATCGAGGCGACGCGCTGGATCAAGGCGAACCTGCCGGGCGCGCTGGTGTCCGGCGGCATCAGCAACGTGTCGTTCAGCTTCCGTGGGAACAACGCGGTGCGCGAGGCGATGCACGCGGTGTTCCTGTACCACGCGATTCGCGCGGGCCTCGACATGGGCATCGTGAACGCCGGGATGCTCGCCGTGTACGACGACCTCGACCCGGAACTGCGCGAGCACGTGGAGGACGTGATCCTCGCGCGGCGCGCGGACGCCACCGAACGCCTGATCGAGCTCGCGGAGCGCTTCAAGGGGGAGAAGCGCTCCGCGAGCAGCAACGCCGCCTCGTGGCGGGACCTGCCGGTGCGCGAGCGCCTGTCGCACGCGCTCGTGCAGGGCATCAGCGACTTTGTGGAGGTGGACGCCGAGGAGGCGTACCAGCTGCTCGGGTCGCCGCTCGCCGTGATCGAAGGGCCCCTGATGGACGGCATGAACGTCGTCGGGGATCTGTTCGGTGCCGGGAAGATGTTCCTTCCGCAGGTCGTGAAGAGCGCGCGCGTCATGAAGCGCGCCGTCGCGCACCTCACGCCGTACCTGGAGGCGGAGAAGGCGAGCGGCAGCAGCAAGGGCCGCGTGGTCATGGCGACCGTAAAGGGCGACGTGCACGACATCGGCAAGAACATCGTGGGCGTCGTGCTCGCCTGCAACGGCTTCGAGGTGACGGACCTGGGCGTGATGGTGTCCGGCGAGCGCATCCTCGACGAGGCGGCGCGCCTGAACGCGGACGTGATCGGCCTGTCCGGCCTGATCACGCCCAGCCTGGACGAGATGGTGAACGTCGCGCGCGAGATGGAACGCCGCGGCCTGAACACGCCCGTCCTGATCGGCGGGGCGACCACCAGCCGCGCGCACACCGCCGTGCGAATCGCCCCGGCGTACAGCGGCCCGGTCGCGCACGTGCTGGACGCCAGCCGCGCCGTGACCGTCGTGCAGGACCTGCTGGGCGACCCGGACGGCTTCAAGGTCCGCGCGGACGCGGAACACGAGCGGCAGCGCGCGCGCCACGCGGACCGCACCGTGCGGCTCACGCCGCTGGACGCCGCGCGCGCGAACGCCCTGAAGCTCACGGCCCCGGCGCAGCCCTCACCGCGCGAACCGGGCCGGCAGGTGATCGAGCAGCCCCTCGGGGAGCTGCGCGCGTTTATCGACTGGACGCCGTTCTTCATCGCGTGGGAATTGCCGGGCGTGTACCCGAAGATCCTCGACGACCCGCGCGTCGGCGCGGAAGCCCGCCAGCTCCTCGCCGACGCGAACGCGCTCCTCGACCGCGCGGAACGCGAGGGGCTGCTCACCGCGCAGGGCGTCATTCGCCTCGCGCCTGCCACGCGTGACGGCGACGACATCCTCCTCGCGGACGGCACGGTGCTGCACACGATCCGGCAGCAGCGGGAGCAGCAGGGCCCGAACGTCGCCCTGTCGGACTTCGTCGCGGACGGCGGCGACCACGTCGGCCTGTTCGCCGTCACCATCCACGGCGCGGAAGCGCTCGCCGTGCAGTTCGAAGAGGCGCACGACGACTACAACGCCATCCTCACGAAGGCCGTCGCGGACCGCCTCGCGGAAGCGTTCGCGGAGAAACTCCACCGGGACGTCCGGACCCGCCACTGGGGGTACGCGGCCGACGAGCAGCTCGACCATGCCGCCCTGATCCGCGAGAAGTACGTCGGCATCCGCCCCGCACCCGGCTACCCGGCGCAGCCCGACCACACCGAGAAGCGCACGATCTTCGCGCAGCTGCGCGCCGAGGAGATCGGCCTGACCCTCACGGACAGCTGCGCGATGCTGCCCGCCGCAAGCGTGTCTGGGCTGTACTTCGCGCACCCGCAGAGCGCGTACTTCGCGGTGGGGCGCATCGGCGAGGACCAGGTGCGGGACTACGCGCGCCGCAAGGGCTGGACGCAGGCGGAAGCGGAGCGGTGGCTCGCGCCGATCCTCGCGTACACGCCGGCGCTCACCGGGGGGGTGCGCTGA
- a CDS encoding arginine--tRNA ligase, whose amino-acid sequence MDVKAQLKAAVEAAARTLGADIEAVIQETPPGKPGDYGTPAAFLLAKSLRGNPAAFAAQLASTIELPSGIARAEAMGPYLNFFVDVGTFVRSIVEDTATPEAQSGKIVIEHTSVNPNKELHVGHVRNVVLGDSMARIFRAAGYPVEVQNYIDDTGRQAAESLFARDHYGRVWDGQQKYDHWMGEGYVRLNADPQKADLEPGISAIMHRLEAGELRGEVERIVLAHLDTCHRLGARYDLLNWESDVVGSGFLSKAMNILQGSSYTSHPTDGKYAGAFVMNVAAFMPGLEESNVVLVRSDGTAMYAAKDIGYQFWKFGLFEGMKFKPFTTDPEGKTVWTSAPDGEVDGERRFAHAYEVINVIDSRQEHPQRVVKASLGVAGHPDEEARSIHLSYAFVTFEGQTISGRKGGAVSADAVMDEATQRARALFVEKEGQSSRETVSADEAQEIARRIGLGALRFAMMRNEPTRQIDFRWEQALTLQGDTAPYVQYAAVRAGNILKKAAAEGYVSDGAGADWAQLTDLDLTLAKTVMRLPEVIGTAVRVHSPHVVAAYALDLAGAFNSWYNAKTPEGKAATNVLASPAGQREARLALVRKLRATFEETLDLLGIQVPSAM is encoded by the coding sequence ATGGACGTGAAGGCGCAACTCAAAGCAGCAGTGGAAGCCGCAGCCCGGACCCTCGGCGCGGACATCGAGGCGGTCATTCAGGAGACGCCGCCCGGCAAGCCCGGCGACTACGGCACGCCCGCCGCGTTCCTGCTCGCCAAGAGCCTGCGCGGCAACCCCGCCGCGTTCGCGGCGCAGCTCGCGAGCACCATCGAACTGCCGAGCGGCATCGCCCGCGCCGAAGCGATGGGCCCGTACCTGAACTTCTTCGTGGACGTCGGCACGTTCGTGCGCAGCATCGTGGAGGACACCGCGACGCCCGAGGCGCAAAGCGGGAAGATCGTCATTGAGCACACGTCCGTCAACCCCAACAAGGAACTGCACGTCGGGCACGTCCGCAACGTCGTCCTCGGGGACAGCATGGCGCGCATCTTCCGCGCGGCCGGCTACCCCGTCGAGGTGCAGAACTACATTGACGACACCGGCCGTCAGGCAGCCGAGAGCCTGTTTGCGCGCGACCATTACGGCCGCGTGTGGGACGGGCAGCAGAAGTACGACCACTGGATGGGCGAAGGGTACGTGCGGCTCAACGCCGACCCGCAGAAAGCGGACCTGGAGCCCGGCATCAGCGCCATCATGCACCGCCTCGAGGCGGGCGAACTGCGCGGCGAAGTGGAACGTATCGTCCTCGCGCACCTCGACACCTGCCACCGCCTCGGCGCGCGCTACGACCTGCTCAACTGGGAATCCGACGTGGTCGGCAGCGGCTTCCTGAGCAAGGCCATGAACATCCTGCAGGGCAGCAGCTACACCAGCCACCCCACCGACGGGAAGTACGCCGGGGCGTTCGTCATGAACGTCGCGGCGTTCATGCCGGGCCTGGAGGAGAGCAACGTCGTGCTGGTCCGCTCGGACGGCACCGCCATGTACGCCGCGAAGGACATCGGGTACCAGTTCTGGAAGTTCGGCCTGTTCGAAGGCATGAAGTTCAAGCCCTTCACCACCGACCCGGAAGGGAAGACGGTGTGGACGAGCGCGCCCGACGGCGAGGTGGACGGCGAGCGCCGCTTCGCGCACGCCTATGAAGTCATCAACGTCATCGACTCCCGCCAGGAGCACCCCCAACGCGTCGTGAAGGCGTCCCTGGGCGTGGCCGGGCACCCGGACGAGGAGGCGCGCAGCATTCACCTCAGCTACGCGTTCGTGACCTTCGAGGGGCAGACCATCTCCGGACGCAAGGGCGGCGCCGTCAGCGCGGACGCCGTCATGGACGAAGCGACGCAGCGGGCGCGGGCGCTGTTCGTCGAGAAGGAAGGCCAGAGCAGCCGCGAAACGGTCTCCGCCGACGAGGCGCAGGAGATCGCGCGCCGCATCGGCCTGGGCGCGCTGCGCTTCGCGATGATGCGCAACGAACCCACCCGCCAGATCGACTTCCGCTGGGAGCAGGCCCTCACCCTCCAGGGCGACACGGCGCCGTACGTGCAGTACGCCGCCGTGCGCGCCGGGAACATCCTCAAGAAGGCTGCGGCCGAAGGGTACGTCAGCGACGGCGCGGGCGCCGACTGGGCGCAACTCACGGACCTCGACCTGACGCTCGCGAAGACCGTCATGCGCCTCCCGGAGGTTATCGGGACTGCCGTGCGCGTGCACAGCCCGCACGTCGTCGCCGCGTACGCGCTGGACCTCGCCGGTGCGTTCAACAGCTGGTACAACGCGAAAACGCCCGAAGGCAAAGCGGCCACGAACGTCCTCGCGAGTCCCGCCGGGCAGCGTGAAGCGAGACTTGCGCTCGTGCGTAAACTCCGCGCGACCTTCGAGGAGACCCTCGACCTGCTCGGCATTCAGGTGCCCAGCGCGATGTAA
- a CDS encoding GTP pyrophosphokinase, whose translation MTSRVLEAYHAVRPRFERLRDVAVADIEAQLRQAGLNIHHVTGRLKRPDSLLDKLRRKPGRYRTLADVTDIVGVRVITYFERDVWQVSRLLESTFDVDWDHSADKSKLLDPDRFGYMGVHYVLRFGARGETMLGPMSGAHFEVQIRSILQHAWAEIEHDLGYKSAGAVPREIRRRFSRLAGLLEVADEEFMAIDRLVRDYAAQLPDRIAQEPDDVFIDAASMSYLLPRADIRTHDERLAAGLGVPLLTNVLDEERPQRLAEVLQLVGVHSAGQLLKELRRTSPQVEAFGLRLLPQVPDTWADVGGLRPGVSVVCYALWRACANPAVDASALVDHLDLRGEVGGAERLVHLAREAYAAE comes from the coding sequence ATGACGTCCCGCGTCCTCGAGGCCTACCACGCCGTCCGCCCCCGGTTCGAACGCCTGCGCGACGTCGCCGTCGCCGACATCGAAGCGCAACTGCGGCAGGCCGGCCTGAACATCCACCACGTCACCGGACGCCTCAAACGCCCTGACAGCCTCCTCGACAAACTCCGCCGCAAACCCGGACGGTACCGCACCCTCGCCGACGTCACCGACATCGTCGGCGTGCGCGTCATCACGTACTTCGAGCGGGACGTGTGGCAGGTCTCCCGCCTGCTCGAAAGCACCTTCGACGTCGACTGGGACCACAGCGCCGACAAAAGCAAACTGCTCGACCCGGACCGCTTCGGGTACATGGGCGTGCACTACGTCCTGCGGTTCGGCGCGCGCGGCGAAACCATGCTCGGCCCCATGAGCGGCGCGCACTTCGAAGTGCAGATCCGCAGCATCCTTCAGCACGCCTGGGCGGAAATCGAACACGACCTCGGCTACAAATCCGCCGGCGCCGTCCCCCGCGAGATCCGCCGCCGCTTCTCCCGCCTCGCCGGCCTCCTCGAAGTCGCCGACGAGGAATTCATGGCCATCGACCGGCTCGTCCGCGACTACGCCGCGCAACTGCCGGACCGCATCGCGCAGGAACCCGACGACGTCTTCATCGACGCGGCCAGCATGTCGTACCTCCTCCCGCGCGCCGACATCCGCACGCATGACGAACGCCTCGCTGCGGGCCTCGGCGTGCCGCTCCTCACGAACGTCCTCGACGAGGAACGCCCACAGCGCCTCGCGGAAGTCCTGCAACTCGTCGGCGTGCACAGCGCCGGGCAGCTCCTCAAGGAACTCCGCCGCACCAGCCCGCAGGTCGAGGCGTTCGGCCTGCGCCTCCTTCCGCAGGTGCCGGACACCTGGGCAGACGTGGGCGGCCTGCGGCCCGGCGTGAGCGTCGTGTGCTACGCCCTATGGCGCGCGTGCGCGAACCCTGCCGTGGACGCCTCCGCCCTCGTGGACCACCTCGACCTGCGCGGCGAGGTCGGCGGCGCCGAACGCCTCGTACACCTCGCCCGCGAAGCCTACGCCGCCGAATAA
- a CDS encoding divergent PAP2 family protein → MNLLDALNNRWLWTAVLSSTLAQVVKVLLILLLERRWRPEKFLETGGMPSSHSAMVAALSTGIGITQGTESPLFAACVTFSLIVMYDATGVRHASGQQARLLNELVEELRAVVREGFAPTPLRVLLGHTYLEVLVGTLLGILAGCVAFLWIP, encoded by the coding sequence ATGAATCTGCTCGACGCCCTCAACAACCGCTGGCTGTGGACCGCCGTGCTTTCCAGCACGCTCGCGCAGGTCGTGAAGGTCCTGCTGATCCTGCTGCTGGAGCGCCGCTGGCGCCCCGAGAAGTTCCTCGAAACGGGCGGCATGCCCAGCAGCCACAGCGCCATGGTCGCCGCCCTCAGCACCGGCATCGGCATCACACAGGGCACCGAAAGCCCCCTGTTCGCCGCGTGCGTCACCTTCAGCCTGATCGTCATGTACGACGCCACCGGCGTGCGCCATGCGAGCGGCCAGCAGGCGCGGCTCCTCAACGAACTCGTCGAGGAACTCCGCGCCGTCGTCCGCGAAGGTTTCGCGCCCACGCCGCTGCGCGTCCTGCTCGGCCACACGTACCTCGAAGTGCTCGTCGGGACCCTGCTCGGCATCCTCGCCGGCTGCGTCGCGTTCCTCTGGATCCCCTGA